The following coding sequences lie in one Lolium perenne isolate Kyuss_39 chromosome 2, Kyuss_2.0, whole genome shotgun sequence genomic window:
- the LOC127335474 gene encoding uncharacterized protein isoform X1, producing MTRPGLSSPPAVPAPAVLQLLWGGSGFSCKVQQLPGLLQGRIHGLASPRLRPFRFQRCCNCCGAGPAILLMIIWVDGRLFYLEELCCVRSWGREGSVPRRRRSLAGCFLWYVRGDLCMAQRCCYGGGGGCLCVIHTVWDVRIVVVFEWS from the exons ATGACACGGCCTGGCCTCTCCTCGCCTCCGGCCGTTCCGGCTCCAGCGGTGCTGCAGCTGCTGTGGGGTGGCTCCGGCTTTTCTTGTAAAGTTCAGCAG CTGCCTGGTCTGCTGCAGGGGAGGATACACGGCCTGGCCTCTCCTCGCCTCCGGCCGTTCCGGTTCCAGCGGTGCTGCAACTGCTGTGGGGCGGGTCCAGCAATTCTTTTAATGATCATATGGGTTGACGGCAG GTTGTTCTACCTGGAGGAGTTGTGTTGTGTCCGCAGCTGGGGAAGGGAGGGTTctgtcccgaggaggaggaggtcactGGCCGGCTGCTTTCTTTGGTATGTCCGTGGCGACCTTTGCATGGCCCAGCGGTGCtgctacggtggtggtggcggctgcCTGTGTGTTATACATACTGTTTGGGATGTACGGATTGTTGTAGTGTTTGAGTGGTCCTAA
- the LOC127335474 gene encoding uncharacterized protein isoform X2, whose translation MTRPGLSSPPAVPAPAVLQLLWGGSGFSCKVQQGRIHGLASPRLRPFRFQRCCNCCGAGPAILLMIIWVDGRLFYLEELCCVRSWGREGSVPRRRRSLAGCFLWYVRGDLCMAQRCCYGGGGGCLCVIHTVWDVRIVVVFEWS comes from the exons ATGACACGGCCTGGCCTCTCCTCGCCTCCGGCCGTTCCGGCTCCAGCGGTGCTGCAGCTGCTGTGGGGTGGCTCCGGCTTTTCTTGTAAAGTTCAGCAG GGGAGGATACACGGCCTGGCCTCTCCTCGCCTCCGGCCGTTCCGGTTCCAGCGGTGCTGCAACTGCTGTGGGGCGGGTCCAGCAATTCTTTTAATGATCATATGGGTTGACGGCAG GTTGTTCTACCTGGAGGAGTTGTGTTGTGTCCGCAGCTGGGGAAGGGAGGGTTctgtcccgaggaggaggaggtcactGGCCGGCTGCTTTCTTTGGTATGTCCGTGGCGACCTTTGCATGGCCCAGCGGTGCtgctacggtggtggtggcggctgcCTGTGTGTTATACATACTGTTTGGGATGTACGGATTGTTGTAGTGTTTGAGTGGTCCTAA